A window from Pseudobutyrivibrio ruminis HUN009 encodes these proteins:
- a CDS encoding GatB/YqeY domain-containing protein, producing MQFETLQKDMVAAMKARDKARKDAISSLVSDVKKAAIDAGTRDNIADDLVDQVILKSLKTAKEQLDTCPAERTDLKEEYQFRYDVIKEYAPTMMSEDEIRAFLQANFAEVLASKNKGAIMKEVMPALKGKADGKAINMIVAELCK from the coding sequence ATGCAGTTTGAAACATTACAAAAAGACATGGTTGCAGCAATGAAGGCAAGAGATAAGGCAAGAAAAGATGCCATTTCTTCATTGGTTTCTGATGTAAAGAAGGCCGCTATCGACGCTGGCACTAGAGATAACATTGCAGATGATTTGGTAGATCAGGTTATTCTCAAGTCATTAAAGACAGCAAAGGAGCAGCTCGACACATGCCCAGCTGAGAGAACAGATTTAAAGGAAGAGTACCAGTTTAGATATGATGTAATCAAAGAGTATGCTCCAACAATGATGAGCGAGGATGAGATTCGCGCATTCCTTCAGGCAAACTTCGCAGAGGTGCTTGCTTCAAAGAATAAGGGCGCAATCATGAAGGAAGTAATGCCAGCTCTTAAGGGCAAGGCAGACGGAAAAGCCATCAATATGATTGTTGCTGAGCTTTGCAAATAA